A segment of the Corylus avellana chromosome ca2, CavTom2PMs-1.0 genome:
aaaaaatGAGAAGGAGAATGAAATTTGGTAGCTGGCTTGTCGTTGTCTGTGTCGTGTGCTACAAAAtatagagaataacttatatatatatatatacacgtgtaAGTCTAACTCGTGCATTGGtgggttttgaaaatatttatgtGTCCTTGGCATGTACGAGGAATATTTGGATTTTGAGCAATATCAAATTTGGGTatctaaaaaataaacacaGAGAGATAAAGAGAGCCTAGCTGTCCAGGAGAGGAGGAGGGCCCCTTCGCACTCTCCCCCCTCCTAATCTCCCTCCCCTTCtactcgttttttttttttttggtttttttttgtttttgtaggtgttTTTTAGTCAGAAATTAGCAACTCCAGCTGCTACCACCCGCCCTCCAAGGTGTTGCACCTCCTTTCACCTCCATCAGCTCCACCACGTGCCAACGCTGGCCAGTACCCATCATCTCCTCCACTTCGGTCGCTGCTGATTTGCAGGctgtgttgtttgttttgtttgttttgaataatatttttctctttagatTTGCTCTCGTGAGTGATCTACGAGGAAAATGATGTAGTTTCACAACCGTTTTGGGTCGATGAAGAGTACATCTAGTCTTCTCAAGAGCAGACCTGTGCTTTTATGATTGTTGGGGCTggattttctctgttttttgttgtttgtatttttgtttgaataaggatTGTGATCtatttgggttgtggatgtgatctgTTTTCAGAGCGAGGAAGATGAGCTACCTATACATTGAGTTGAGTCTGTTTAGAACAGATCTAGTGTTACAACTGAAAAGTAGTCATAAGTTAGCGGATATTGATGTCATANNNNNNNNNNNNNNNNNNNNNNNNNNNNNNNNNNNNNNNNNNNNNNNNNNNNNNNNNNNNNNNNNNNNNNNNNNNNNNNNNNNNNNNNNNNNNNNNNNNNTCTCCCATTTATTAGGCTAAGACATGGTCGATGCTAACTAATATTCATTGGGTTAGGTTTTGTGTTGGCTCATTAAATTGAGTGTCcaaaattttaactttatttatttggagATTAGGTAGTTGTGTGCTTAGgttaacaaattaaattacaGTTGAAGATGGTAAAGAGTATTTGCTTAAAGGAGACGAGTTCAACAACTGATATCCGAACGTGATACATTCAAGGGAGTATTAGAGTATATGTTCTTGTGGTGTTCGGACCTGTTAGCAAACATGGTCATTCTAGAAGACCACTGTAATTGTATCTTTACAACTTCTTGCATATGATGCTTTATAGTTTCTCGCTAGCTTAGATGTGCTTATGTAATTGTATTTCGCCTAAGGTTCAGGTTAAAAGTATATGGGTGTAGCTGACCTATATGATGTATATATAGATGTGATATGTTTTAGATGAGTTTGTATTTGTAGGTTTTTGAGCATGAGTTTGAAGCATGCACATACATTCATAGCTAAATAATATGTTTCGAAGGTTTTCATAACTATAATGTTTAATTACTTCATCAGCTGCAAACTGTTTTACAAATATCGTAAAACCAAGTGTAGCTGTTATTGTAAATTCatgatagaaaacaaaaagtcaGCTCATTGTGACAAGTCAGTAATGCGCCTGGGCAAACGTCGTAACTCCACAATTGCATAAATAATGCTGTGGTTGCAGGTGATGAGAATGTTGACCAGGATACAGTGGCCTCGTGCCCGGGCTACTACGGTTGCCGTGGAATGCCACATACTTTTGTATTAGACTAGTGTGTATTAGTCTATCTCCTTTTGTACCTCATCTTAGTTATGTTTATCAACATTTGTGATGTATCTATGGCATTATGTTagatataacattttttttatagctaTTCTTTTGTTATGCATTGTAACAATGCAAAAGTTGAAAATATAGATGTTTATCCCGAGATGTTATTAAGTATGTAGATAATACTAGACATTTCAACACTTTTTCTCAAATGATTTGgtctatttaataaataaatagatttatattgtttttatttcttaaatgaatgtggAGTCCagatcatttgaaaaataaaatttgagaaaaagtgtTGAGATGCCTATCAGCCCTCTAAGTATGTATAGCTTATTGTGGCAACTTCGCCATTGCTTATAAAAGGAGTTGTTACAAATAACAACATCCTTCCATGAGTATTCTCTTTCACTTAAAGGAGTCTCAGTATCTGGATGAGCTCAAGTAAAAATCGTGAGATTCCTTCAAGTTTTCTAGCCTTAAAATAGGCtgaatatgtttttatttgaaaaaacaaacaaacaaaccattTTGTCatgaatatgtttttatttaaatctgGCTGGCATATAATCAAACCAGATTGAGCATAGGACGATAGGAGCCACTAGCTAGCACTCATGCATATTACACAAAAGCTTTCATGGTATTTATTGTAGTCAATGAGTTTTTCAATATGAAAGATTTAAGTCTCAAGAACCTTTCTGTTCCTCATGTTGGATCCTCATGACATCAATGTATGATTTCCCATCAAGTTTACGAGAGAAAAGTCCCTTGAAGTAATCTGCAACTCCTATTCTTTTGAACAATGCCGGTGATTCTGGAGTAATAAGGCTTGGTGCTGGACCCATATCTCCTTCCAGTCTGGGGTTGTAAAATGTAGCCATGGAGAGCCTTTCCTTTACTGAGTTAACAGTAGCCCGATGCTCAATGCTACGGTATATTCCATTGGTCACAATCTGCAAAAAACatgcatggaaaacacataagaACAAGTCAAGTATATGTTTGATTCTACAAAGCACATAAAAAAGAGATTGGGGTAAATTCACTATAAACTCCTGAACTACAATGCAATTTGACAtaccctaaacttttaattgctttcaatttgaactcctgcgtcagattttaaacattaaaagtgagatAATAACGTTTATACATTTGactcttttataaaattttaaatttatccttaatttcaaattaaaaattaaaaaatatatatattattaaaaaaaaatcacaaggtgacccacggttgggccaccttgtgacccttcttttcaaaattgttttttaataaaaataaaattgaagggtaattttgtctttttaggggttttaacggcaaaaattgatgaatgtgataaattgactgcaattgaaagttcaggtgtccaaattgaaaggtttCAAAGTTCGGAGGTATGTCAAATCGCATGGTAATTCAAGAGTGTAAAATGAAGTTACCCCGAAGAGATTTAATTACCTCCAAAATGTCTCCAATGTTGACAATAAAAGCATTAGGGAGGGGTTTAACAGGAATCCACATCCCATCTTTTCTTATTTGGAGGCCTTCCATTTCATTGAGTTGGAGGAGGATTGTTAGGCCGACAGAATCAGAGTGAGGGTTGAGGCCAATCACAAGGTCTGGTTGTGGACATGGAGGGTAGTAGTTCATCCTAAATGCCTGCTTCCCATCTTCAAACAGGTTCTTCATGTCATTATAGTCCATTCTAAGAGCTTTCGCCATAAATTCAATGATTTTCATGGCAAGGCTTTTAAGCTCTGCTGAGTAAGCTTCTAAGTTATCTCTGCATGTGAAGATTAATTAAACAACCTACTCTCATatttttcagagagagagagagaaagagagagagagagagagaggacctaAATGGAAGGGGGAGCTTTGGGAACAAATGGGGCTTCCTCAAAGAGGTTGGGAGAGTGACCATGTAGAACATGTCTCCCCAATCAAGCTTTTGCTCCTCGGACACAACAAAGGCCTGTCCAAAACCCTCCAAATGTCCTGGTTCTTGCCAGTAtgtcttcttttcttccatcgGCAGCTTGAAAAATTcttgaatttctaatttcacctTCTCCAACAATGAAGCTTTCACCCCATGATTTATTAACTACAAAAACATTTCCAATTTTTACATAAAAAGAGATAACATAtatctatatagttttatatgaGAGAGAAAGTCAACGCCGAAACACCACCAGGACTCGACTAGGCCATCATAAGGACCCGACTAGGACGTCCCCGGAACACCGCTGGGATCTGGTTAGGACCAAATTAGTACCCTGCCAGGACCCAGTCGAAACCCTATCATGACCCGGTTGGAACCTGTCAAGACTCAACCAAGATCTATCGAAACTTGTTCCGGACCCGAATGGGACACCGCTGGACCTAGTCAGAACCCACTGAGCCCTAACTGAGACCCAGTTAGAACATCATTAGGACTTGGCCGGGACATGCTGGGAACCAGTTATGACACCATTGGGCCTGGAGTCAGGggattttcgtaatttaaattttaatatgatggaatgaaaatatatataaaaaaatagtaatttttcaTACGCGCTAAAcacctaaaaatatttttcaaaaaatcaagaaaatatttttcactgaaaacattttccaacaaaaaaaacattttatgtttaggaaaaattaacatatccaaataaaaaataaaataaaaaaatctagagAAAGAGATGGGAAGAGAGGATGACCTGGAAGAAACCCCATTCTTTGCATGCGCAGTGCATCTTCTCCAACTCAGAGTCCATAAATTCAGGGGAGAAAAGCTTCTGCATGTCGATGACTGGGACTTGGGGTAAACAAGTGGTGTCGGATATGTTTGGAGGGTCCTGATCGGGACGCACATACCGCGGCGGCACTGTCGCCATCGTCTCCTTTGCCAACTCCTGAACACAAGGAACAGGGAGAGAGCTCCCCAGCGATTGCTCTGTTTCCATAGCTCCAAGAAAACCCAGAGCCCAAATGCTTCAATCCTACCTACTCCCAATCAAGAACACTCAACTTTAAGAATATTGACAcgactcttttttttaatcaatgataGACACAATTTTAGACAAATCTAATTGTCTGTCTTTTAATGAAAGTTACaagggggaaaaagaaaaaaaggaaaaattaaaaattagtccTTATGGTTTTAGTGATTTATAATTAGATTTATGTAGTATAAAATTGAACTCGTAGTTCTTGAGAtatgccaaaaacaaaaaaaaaaatttagtcaccAAAGTCAAAGtctatttacaaatttaatagattttatTAGTGTGATACTGACTTAAATAGGACAaatgtcataattttattgattCCGATATTTCATGTTATCTGAATTAATTTATTAAGTCGgtgaacaaaatttgactataaAAACTAAATTGTTTCGCTTTAATGCCAAGTAGACGTAATTGCAAAGGAAAAACCTTCTATCAGGTCGGTCTGTAAAATGCCACTTTTGCAGCAACCAATAGAAGCCTAACACATCACCTAAAGtacaaaaaatgcacaaaaataacCTGCaacaaaatacactagatttttgTTGAACCAAGCCCTCTACATGGATTTGCACAAGATATCCGTGAGTCTGCTGAAACAAGCCCTCTCTGGTGGATCCTTTTAGAGTGATAGAATCCCTAAAAGATTAACCTTCCacttttaggttttagttttgaatctaaaaacgagttttaaggcattaaaaacaagtttttaggcattagaaacaagttttgaggctgGGTTTGGCTAAAAAAAGGCCGAATAGGGTGACTCACGGCTAGGTCACGGCCAAACCCAGCTGTGGAGAGAAGACCCATTAGAAAAAaccccccaacaaaaaaaaaaattgaacaggCCACAAACACCCGTGGCAGCCCGTCGGTgagggggagagggaagaggaaagagagaaaagagaaaaagtagaagagGAAACAATGGGTCTGAAGACGAAATCTCGCCGACAGTGatggaagatgaagaagaaaggcAGAAACTTGcgtgggaagaagaagaaatcccGTGTTTTCATCCTATTCCATAAACTGTGCTTCCGTTacatgtcaaatatatattgGGTGCTGTAAAAGTGGTCTTTTACGCACTGACCGTAGTAGGAGCTCTCAAGTGCAAACGAAGTAAATCATGAagtgattttgcatttttccataaaaaaaaaaaaaaaaaaaacaaacaaacaaacaaaagctaTTAGATAACATTGATCATGAGGTCACTATTTTTCTGTACAACCTACTttacttttccattttctctcactcaCAAGTGGTTCGTCCTTTTCAACTTATTAAATTCTGGCTCTTGGACTAAATTACCAAAGCCTGGTGGAGCCGTGAAGGAGGGGCCAGCTTGCTCTATCTTGAcaccaagaaaatattttctaggtAAACCCTGATGGAGTTTTGTGGGGTATCAGCAATGGAATTGTTCACAGGATCCTGTGCTAATAAGGGAGAGAGGTGGTAGGAGGGGGCCTATCAGTACTTTACCATATCACCATCCATTATATTAATCACTAAAGTTTGGGACATGTACAATTATTAGCTTATATGTATAAGAGtgcccaccaatttttttttattgtgttttttgtcaatttgtgaaaCAATTGGCATTGACTTTTAATAATAGCATGTTGATTATACCTGCTCCTTTTGATTTAGGGTCCATTTAAAATTGTGGTTTTAATAAGtgggattttaaaaattgtgtttttgaaatcgctactttttaaaatttcaaaagaatttggtaaaatatgttaaaatgtattttttttattatcaaatatttgttgtgTAATTCGCACATTTTCAAATACGTACCCCTAATTAACctacttatagaaatcacatttttttcctattttaaattaagtgttttttgaatcacaatgtcaaacgccttacgttttgaaatatcttttaaaaactcaGATTATTCTagcgaaatcgcaatcccaaacacaccgatagttcattctgatgtttagaaccttttcccttatttttaatACTACGAGTGGTTCATgttattttgcaatttttgttgatgatttgtCTCGTTAGATCATAGTTTTTATAACGCTTTAAAGTTAATTAACtgtagtagtttttttttttttttttggtaattatctGTGGTAGTTAATGTAGAGTGTTTATGTCTTCTTACTTTTCTCTACTTTTAACCTTATTTTTAGTagagaatttcaaattgaatatttCCACCGAGTGGAATATTGAGGTTGCCGACAAATTAATCTCCATTGTATGCATGCCAACGAC
Coding sequences within it:
- the LOC132170778 gene encoding protein SRG1-like; translated protein: METEQSLGSSLPVPCVQELAKETMATVPPRYVRPDQDPPNISDTTCLPQVPVIDMQKLFSPEFMDSELEKMHCACKEWGFFQLINHGVKASLLEKVKLEIQEFFKLPMEEKKTYWQEPGHLEGFGQAFVVSEEQKLDWGDMFYMVTLPTSLRKPHLFPKLPLPFRDNLEAYSAELKSLAMKIIEFMAKALRMDYNDMKNLFEDGKQAFRMNYYPPCPQPDLVIGLNPHSDSVGLTILLQLNEMEGLQIRKDGMWIPVKPLPNAFIVNIGDILEIVTNGIYRSIEHRATVNSVKERLSMATFYNPRLEGDMGPAPSLITPESPALFKRIGVADYFKGLFSRKLDGKSYIDVMRIQHEEQKGS